In Janthinobacterium sp. J1-1, a single genomic region encodes these proteins:
- a CDS encoding sugar nucleotide-binding protein gives MKNMLKLTLRKPLGLPRLLVLGCGDVGMRLLPLLGARFRVFAVTSQPERCAELRAAGAVPIVADLDDRASLRRLAGLAPWIVHLAPPQSTGLLDRRTRNLAAILPEHARLVYVSTSGVYGDCGGARIDETRTPAPSNARARRRLDAETVLRAWGARRAARLAILRVPGIYAADRLPLKRLREGTPALAELDDVHTNHVHADDLANIVLHALWRMRAGGRVYHASDDSEMKMAAYFDAVADAFGLPRAPRLPREELKQVVTPMLLSFMSESRRLDNRRMKRELGVRLRYARVADALQLLTDGKAGIS, from the coding sequence ATGAAAAATATGTTAAAGCTTACTTTGCGCAAACCGTTGGGCTTGCCGCGCTTGCTGGTACTGGGCTGTGGCGATGTCGGCATGCGGCTGCTGCCCTTGCTGGGCGCGCGTTTTCGCGTGTTTGCCGTCACCAGCCAGCCTGAACGCTGTGCCGAACTGCGGGCCGCCGGCGCCGTGCCCATCGTGGCCGACCTCGACGACCGCGCCAGCCTGCGCCGGCTGGCCGGGCTGGCGCCGTGGATCGTGCACCTGGCGCCGCCGCAATCGACCGGCCTGCTGGACCGGCGCACGCGCAATCTGGCCGCCATTTTACCTGAGCACGCGCGCCTGGTGTATGTCAGCACCAGCGGCGTATATGGTGATTGCGGCGGCGCCCGCATCGACGAAACGCGCACGCCGGCGCCGTCGAACGCCCGCGCGCGGCGCCGCCTGGACGCCGAAACCGTGCTGCGCGCCTGGGGCGCCCGCCGCGCGGCGCGGCTGGCGATTCTGCGCGTACCCGGCATTTATGCGGCCGACCGCCTGCCACTGAAACGCTTGCGCGAAGGCACGCCGGCGCTGGCCGAGCTTGACGACGTGCATACCAATCATGTCCATGCCGACGACCTGGCAAACATCGTCCTGCACGCGCTGTGGCGCATGCGGGCGGGCGGGCGCGTCTACCACGCCAGCGATGACAGCGAAATGAAGATGGCGGCGTACTTCGATGCGGTGGCCGATGCGTTCGGCCTGCCGCGTGCGCCGCGGCTGCCGCGTGAAGAACTGAAGCAGGTGGTCACGCCGATGCTGCTGTCGTTCATGTCCGAATCGCGGCGCCTGGACAATCGCCGCATGAAGCGCGAGCTGGGCGTGCGCCTGCGCTATGCGCGCGTCGCCGATGCTTTGCAGTTACTGACAGACGGCAAGGCCGGCATCAGTTAA